Within the Thalassoglobus sp. JC818 genome, the region GTGATTTTTTGCCGACTTCTCCAATCATCAGAACGAGTTTTGGCTGCGGAAGAGATTTTTCAGCAATCAGTGCGGTTACGCCGACAATCACGTACTGCCCAGAAAGTTGCGGATGCCGAATTCAAGCGATTATTGAAGGGCAGATCGTCGATGTAATCAGCGACTCAGCGTTTGATGATCAACACGGTTGAAAGCCATGTATGTCTCGCTCTCCCAAGTTAGATTGGAAAATCGAGACAGAATCCGTCAAAGAACATGATGCAAATCTTGAGATTCATCGCTTTGAGAAATGAATGACGTGCCCTTCGTTTGCAACTCGCGGCGAGTGTCACGATGTTTCAGAAACCTCTCTTCGTTGAGAGAAGACTAGCCTCGTCCAACACTGACGGACTCTAGAACAATGGCCGACCCCAATCTCACCCCTCTCCAGTTTCTGCAACGTTACCAGAACTTGAAGGTTAACTATTTCCCAAGTGATGGAGGGGCATTTCAACAGTTCACAGGAATCAAACTGCGACGCTACTACATTAATTCGTCCCGGAAAGTTGTGATCAAAGATCTCGAAGACAGAATCGCGGCGAATAAGGTCGACGGATTGACAAAGGACGAGCGGCGAGAAAACCGAAGGCTCGAAGGAAAGATCGCTCACAAAAAGCAATCCAACAAAATGCAGGAGCTGGTCAGCAAGCTCAAAAAGGGGCGAACGAAGGATGTCCGTTTCACATTGCAGGAGGTTCGGTACGGGAAAGGACTGCCAGAAGACTACGAACTCTTCTTGGGGCTGGCCGCAGCTGCCGGGATGTGCGATGTCGGCAATGGTCCTCCGACGCGTCAGAGCATTCAAAAGTTTCTAGATGACAGCATGATGGGAATCGATTGCAGCGGCTACGTGAGTGCTTACTATGCCGCCCGCGGTGGTATCCCAGAGTCAACAATTGACAAGGTCACTCGAAAAGGTGCATCCAGTTGGGGAGAACGTCGAGGGAACAAGAAAATCACGCGCGTTCAGGACATCCGCATGGGGGACTGCCTGGTCAAAGTTCAAAGGAACGGAAAACTCATGCCGGGGATCGGCCATATCATGCTGGCTGCCGGTCCTGGACGTGCCGATTCCAGCCCGACGATGGAATTCAAACCACTCAACGTCAATAGCGGGAAAGGTGGCGAATATATGGGAGAGTCGAGAGGCGCTTTGTATATCTGTGAATCGCGTGGTGGTGGCCTCAAGCATGGTCCCGCGTACTTTAAGGACGGTTTCCCAAACAAGCGCAGTCCTTACTTCATGATCCGTCGACACGGACTTGCGCAGTGGCTTCGTTGCATCGTGGTGAGACCAAACTTCATGACGAATCGATAGAGGGCCACCGAAGCCATCTACTTTAGTAGAACACCTGCGAGTTGAGATCAGCGTTTGATCAAAGCAAGATGCTTGGAGCGCAAGAAGACACCTCTGGTAGCCCACAGAATCGCAGGATCGGAAAGTGTCTCGGCCGCACTTATCGATTCATCGTTCGGAAGGTTTGGTGCCACGGACTCCATGGAGACCAATCACCGTCTTTGCTCTGCTGCCTGACTCGAGAAACGAAGGTCTTGCCACCAGGTAATGAATTCTTTCCGGCTAACTCATTGATGAACTGACCATGTTCAACGTCAACAGTGACTCGTTCAGATGAGTCGATAAGATTTGATCTCCAGACAGTCATCAAGTCGGATTCAACGAGTGCAAGTTCGACTTCCCATGCCTGTTGCTGGCCAGGACCAACATACTTCGATTTGATAAGGGTTGGATTAGAGTTGCAATAAACGGGACCGATTGGCGCCGTGGAAACGACAAAGTTGTCGACCCAACGTGCCTGATCCACTGGAGAGCCCTGATTCCAATAGGCTTCGAGAAATACGGCATTTATGCCACGTTCATTGAAGGTCCCTCGCCAATCGAGATTCGTGCGTTCAGACTCTAACTTCCCATCGATCCAAAGTTGGTTGATGCCATCTTTCTTACCGGGAGTGTTGAGCTTGGCTCTTGCCTCCACGCAGACCCACCATCCGAGACCGTCGCGGCCATGAAGTTTGAACTCGGAAGCAGGCCGATTGCCTAACCATCGCAGGTTCTCGAAGTCGTTGTACCGCGTTGAAACCAGAGCCCCGTCCTTAACACCGCTTGCGGGATCCAACGTCAGTGCGTCACCACTACTCCAGACGTGAGCGATCATTGCTTGTCGCCAGCCAGGAGGCACGAGACTCGTCGCCCGTGAGAGTTTTGCGGGACCTCCTCCCGCCCAATCGATCGGATGTTTGACATAGATTCGCCAGTAGACGTCGTCAAACGATTCCTTATTTCGCAAGACATGCTTTGTATAGGTCGGAGAGTCTCCAAAGAAAATTCTTCGCCCGCCAATCCCTTTGCTTCCACGATCATACTGCATCTTTAGAGACTTCCCGGTTCCGCCAAAACGGACTGAGTCGGTTAGGTCTCCTTCTTTCTCCGGATATTGATCCTGAAGTGTTTCGTCATCGAAGTCGTCGTACCAGATCACATGCGAGTCGTGTTCATGGAGTTGATTGTCCACCAGAACTACGCTTTCGATCCGGGGTGACTGTGGCAGCTCACCGCCACTTCCAGAATGTGGGTGGACCAGGAATAGAGTGACGACAAATGCCAACAGTTTTTTCATAGAGCCGACAGTCATACTCTTAGGACAGCAATCCGGGAATCGTTGAACCGTCTCGAACCAAAGTGATGGGGCGCCCGACGTTGGCGTTGTATTCGGTTCTGGGATCAATGCCGATGTTCTGAAAGAAGGAGGCTGCCAAGTCGTCCGGAGTAAAACCATCTCCGATGGGCCCCTCTGCCTTATCGTCCGTAGCACCGATGACCTGGCCTGCTTGAACACTTCCACCAGCCATCAGCGAGCACATCGCGCGAGCCCAATGGTCTCGCCCCGCATTCCTATTCACTTTTGGAGTCCGACCGAATTCGCCGGTCACCAAGACGGACGTTGAAGCCAGACGACCTTGTTCTTTCAAACGATCCAACATCGCCGTTAGCGACTGATCAAAGTTTGGTAACAATTCACGTCCCAGCTGATTGAAATTGTCTTGATGCGTATCCCAGCCTTCAAGCAGGACAGTCACGAATCTGACTCCAGCTTCAATGAGCCGAGTTGTTAGGAGCATGCTCTGACCGAATTCATGTCGGCCGAACCGATCCACTTCTTGTTCCTTTTCGAGCGTCAAGTCAAAAGCTGATCGAGCCTTCGTAGAACTGATAATCTGATAGGCCTGATCGGAAAAGCGGTCGAGGCTACGGACGGATTCGTCGAGTTCTTCGTATTCAGCAAACGCGGTATCGATATCTTCGACAAGTTGGCGGCGCTTGCGGTATCTCCCCAGTGTCATCGTCCCATCGAGAGTGATTCCGCGAACACGAAAAGGTTGGCCATACCGCGGTTTTTCGCCAGTAGAGAGGGGGCCGTATTCGGCACCAAGATAGCCCGGTCCTTCAACCGGGCGCTCGATCGAAACGAATGATGGAAGATCGGGAGTCGCTGGGAATTCCTTACTGACAACTGATCCGTACATCGGATAATCAACGACCGGAGTTGGCAGGTTTCCGGTCATCAAGTACCGCGTTCCCAGTCCATGATCAGCCAAACTGTGCGTAATTCCACGAACTATCGCGTATTGATTTGCGCGTCGAGCTAGTTTTGGAAGGTGTTCGCAAATCCCAACTCCAGGCACTGAAGTTGGGATGGGTGAAAACAGACCTCGATATTCGGCGGGCGCTTGCGGTTTCATGTCGAAAGTGTCTTGGTGGGAAGGTCCTCCTCCGAGGAATACCAGCACCGCAGAGCGGCCGTTGTCACTCTGGTTTTCGGCATGTGCGAACCGCAAATAGTCGCTGAGCGTCAGGCTCGCTCCTAAGGAGCCAACTTGCAGAAAGTGTCGGCGTGATACAGGCATAGCGAATTCCCAACTCCAAGGCGTCAACTATTTGATAAGTAAGAACTCTTTGGTGTTCAAAAGTGCCCAGAGAATGTCTTGCATCCCGTCTGTGATGGACTCAGCACTCGCCAAATGAGTCAGGCTCCGTTCGAGCTCTGCTTCGTTTGGTAAACGGCACAAGGCCCTCATCCATGCCTCTTCAATCAACGCGGTCCGTGACGAAATTTCACTTTGAGCTTCGAGGTTCGCGATCTCCTGCAGCCAGCCGCTGTTTTCCAGTCTTTGTTCAATGATTGGGTCGTTCTGGAGGAAGACGGTTTGCAGAAGTGTAGGGGCATTGTTTCGTTCGCAGTCACAATTCGCGACTCGCTCCGGTTTTCCGAATATTTGCATTGCATACGTACCCGCGAGTCGCATAGAGAGGTGACCAGACGCGCGTCGAGTGAGGTCGGTGCGAACCTCTTCCGTAGCATCGCTCGCTGTAACGACTTGCTTCACGCTATCGTAGACGACTTCCGCAGGCATGCGTTTGGGAATCGTACGGCTATAGTTCTTGCGATCATCTTGATTATTGTGGCTCGGCTTCCAGCTACGCTGATAAGTTCGACTAGAAACAATTTCCCGGTGCAGCCATTTCATATCATAGTTGTGCTCAATGAAACTCTCAGTGAGCCAGGCCAACAACTTTGGGTGTGTGGGCGGATTCGCAGGATTCAAATCATCCGGTGGATCGACAATCCCTCTGTGAAAGTAAGCACTCCACACACGATTGACGAACGCCTGTGCAAACCATGGATTGTCCGGCTGACTCATCCAATCCATGATCTCTTCGCGCGGATCGAGCTCACCTTCCAACGTGACTTTCTTACTGCGGAGTAACGAAATCTCCACGGAGGTCTCCCGCTCTTTGATGTACAACTCTCGCCAAGGAAAAACACTCCCTTTTTCCAGCTGTCTTAGAGCATCGTTGCGAACGGGAGAGCCATCATCGTCGCCTGCATTCATGCCGACTCGCTGAGCCATTTGGCGGTATTGTTCTAAGTCGTCGGAACGTACACCGAATTTCAGCGTTTCGAAAAAGCGACTGAATTCCTGGTAATCAGCCTGGGTCCATTGTGCGAACGGATGCTTGTGGCACTGAGCGCATTGCAAACGTAAGCCGAGAAAGTTGTGAGCAAATGCTTCCGCAGCCTGGGCCGGTTCCTGCATGCTACGGCGTGTCCAGTAGTGCGGCATTGTCTCCCGAGATGAGAATTCCGAACCGTCAGAAAAATACGCAGAAGTTTCGGCAGCGTACTCCTCGTAAGTCTGTCCAGGGAGCCGACTCTTCGCCAAGACAATTCGCTCGACGATCTCATCATATGGTGCATTGTTTTCGATTCGCTTGAGAAGCCACATATACCATTGAACCGAAAGTTCCTGACTCAATTCCGCCTGTTGTTGCGGATTGCAGCCGGTGTAGTCGCAAAGTTTGTTCGCCCACCAGGCTGCATATGCTGGTCGATCGAGTAACTCGTCGATTTTTCGATTACGCTTGTCTTCACGAGAATCTTTCAGAAAGCTTCGAACCTCATCGGGTGTCGGAAGAGTGCCCGTCAAATCGATGCTCACGCGTCTCAGAAATTCTGAGTCTGAGCATAGCTCCGAAGGTGTGAGCTTTAGCTTGTTGAGTTTGGTCTCCACGAACTGATCAATTGGTGAGTCCACTGAATCGATTGACGATGGCTTAAATCCCTGCGATGACGCAGCACGCATGACGGGGACGGACCCAATTCCATTGTCGTAGAACGCAATGACGTGTGTGTCACCGTCCCCTTTTGAAGTAACCTCTCCGTCTGCGTTGACTGTCGCGACTGAGTCATCATTGATGCGGTATCGACAGAGCGGGGTGACATCCTCTTCGTCGCCGTTCCTCCAAATTGCGATGACTCGAAGTTGTGCGCTCTCGACTCCGTCTCCAAATAAGATCTCTGTGGGAAATAACTCCAGTCGTTGTAGCTCTTGCGGCTGACTCTGTTTGCTGGCCCCCGCTTCGATCCAGCGATGAATCAAATGGTACTCCCACGAACCTGTACGGAATCGCTCACCTCCCTCATGTTCGACTTTCATGGTCGGCTTGGTGAGAATGAGGCTTTCGGCGGGATTTAATGGATCAATACGTTGCCCGACTTCGGAAGTCGCCTCTCCCGTCAGTCCACGATGGTCCATGTCAAAGTCATAACCGAACAAGGAGAGCCGAAAATTGCCACGCCCCTGAAATGAGCCGTGGCAATTCCGGCCGTTGCATCCTAGCCGTCCCAGGAGTGGCGCGACATGCCGCTGAAAATCAGGAATTCCATCCGGCTCTGCGACTCGGTAGCGTTGATTGGCGGGCGGTAGCGTCTCTGATGCAATTCCCCAAGTACACACCAAAACAACAAGGAGAAAGCAGCAGGTTCGAAACTCAACACATGTTCGAAACATTAACTGGATCCCGGGGCACGAGACATTCCAACATTACAACTTCCGTACACTCTCAATTACACTTAGCTGGTCGCCGAGTTTTTGCGGGTGTTCGACTCCCACCTGAATCTCGTCACCAACAGAAATACCATGGTAAGTCTCTTTCTTGTTCCAGAAGCCGCTTAGCATAACTTGCTTGCCGATGACGCTGTCTGCATTCTCCGATCGGTCGTTCTCAAACGATTTCACGACATCAGTGACTTCGATTGTCAGGTCCCAGAGATGTTCATCCTTCTTGATGACTCTACCTTTGAGTACACCCCGGAATCCTCGAAAAGTATCAGGCAACTCGGGGTAATCACCTTTCTTAACAGGAGCGACTTTCCGTAGGACCTCACCGACTCTCAGACCGTCTTCTCCATCGTATAACGCGCCGAGCTGCAGGGTTTCGCCGATTCGTGTGACGACCAAAGCATCCAACAATGACGACGGAACCTCATTCAGATCGACGTTCTTTCCAATCAGAGACTTTGGGGCAGGCGCCGTGTTGTTATTCCAGACGCGCGGGACCGCATCGACGGTGATCGTAAAGGTTCCGCGCTCGACATCTTTTTTCACAAGCCGTCCGACGAGCATTCCTCGGAAACCTTGAACGCCTCCCTCTCGTTTCATACCTTCGACAGCACCGTCGTCCAGTCGCATGCGATCCATGGCAACTTCGTCACCGGAGCGTACGAATTCAGCGACTGTGAGGTGATCACTTTGGCGTCCAATGTGCTGCATGCCGACTTCGAGACGACTACCGACCTTAAGATCGTGATAGGTCTCTTTTCGATTCCAGAACCCAGCCAGCATCATGGTTTTGCCGACAATGCTTTCGGGCTTCTTCGCACTACTTTCCTTCCAGACATCCTGGATCTTTCGAACTTCTACAATCAGCTCGAACGTTTCAGGGTCCTTCTTTTTAACGTCTGCCACCACTGAACCGTGAAACCCGCGAAACTCCTCGGGAAGAACTGGATAGTCTTCTGCGTTGTAAGGAGCCACTTTTCGAAGGAGTTCTCCCGGAAACACCAGTGCGTCTTCGGCGTGCTTACACTCGAATTCGATCGTTTCACCGATACGTGTGGTCACGAGCACGTCAAGAAATCTACCGAAGACTCCCTCAATTTGAATCGACTTACCAACAATCGATTTGGGATCCTCCGCCTTGCTGTTTCTCCAAACTCTTGGCACTGCGTCAATGACAGCTACGAAGGAGCCTTTCTCTACGTCCTTGGCAGCCAGACGACCTACGAGCATGCCGTTGAAACGTCGAATTCCAGCAGGCAATT harbors:
- a CDS encoding DUF1501 domain-containing protein; this translates as MPVSRRHFLQVGSLGASLTLSDYLRFAHAENQSDNGRSAVLVFLGGGPSHQDTFDMKPQAPAEYRGLFSPIPTSVPGVGICEHLPKLARRANQYAIVRGITHSLADHGLGTRYLMTGNLPTPVVDYPMYGSVVSKEFPATPDLPSFVSIERPVEGPGYLGAEYGPLSTGEKPRYGQPFRVRGITLDGTMTLGRYRKRRQLVEDIDTAFAEYEELDESVRSLDRFSDQAYQIISSTKARSAFDLTLEKEQEVDRFGRHEFGQSMLLTTRLIEAGVRFVTVLLEGWDTHQDNFNQLGRELLPNFDQSLTAMLDRLKEQGRLASTSVLVTGEFGRTPKVNRNAGRDHWARAMCSLMAGGSVQAGQVIGATDDKAEGPIGDGFTPDDLAASFFQNIGIDPRTEYNANVGRPITLVRDGSTIPGLLS
- a CDS encoding DUF1549 domain-containing protein; translated protein: MFRTCVEFRTCCFLLVVLVCTWGIASETLPPANQRYRVAEPDGIPDFQRHVAPLLGRLGCNGRNCHGSFQGRGNFRLSLFGYDFDMDHRGLTGEATSEVGQRIDPLNPAESLILTKPTMKVEHEGGERFRTGSWEYHLIHRWIEAGASKQSQPQELQRLELFPTEILFGDGVESAQLRVIAIWRNGDEEDVTPLCRYRINDDSVATVNADGEVTSKGDGDTHVIAFYDNGIGSVPVMRAASSQGFKPSSIDSVDSPIDQFVETKLNKLKLTPSELCSDSEFLRRVSIDLTGTLPTPDEVRSFLKDSREDKRNRKIDELLDRPAYAAWWANKLCDYTGCNPQQQAELSQELSVQWYMWLLKRIENNAPYDEIVERIVLAKSRLPGQTYEEYAAETSAYFSDGSEFSSRETMPHYWTRRSMQEPAQAAEAFAHNFLGLRLQCAQCHKHPFAQWTQADYQEFSRFFETLKFGVRSDDLEQYRQMAQRVGMNAGDDDGSPVRNDALRQLEKGSVFPWRELYIKERETSVEISLLRSKKVTLEGELDPREEIMDWMSQPDNPWFAQAFVNRVWSAYFHRGIVDPPDDLNPANPPTHPKLLAWLTESFIEHNYDMKWLHREIVSSRTYQRSWKPSHNNQDDRKNYSRTIPKRMPAEVVYDSVKQVVTASDATEEVRTDLTRRASGHLSMRLAGTYAMQIFGKPERVANCDCERNNAPTLLQTVFLQNDPIIEQRLENSGWLQEIANLEAQSEISSRTALIEEAWMRALCRLPNEAELERSLTHLASAESITDGMQDILWALLNTKEFLLIK